ACAtatgacaccaaagtccctGCATATAGTTCTGACCTGGAAACAAAAGTCGGTGTCATCAAAGTAAGTTGATATACAATGGAAACCAAAGTGAAACTAACAAGGGCATCATAAGTTTGTAAAAAAGttgcaaaagtttttttttgttgttgttagcAAAGTTAAAGATTTCTACCTGATCTGGGATCCAAACTCCTGGAGTGCTGAATGACTCAAGCAAGTCAGAACCACATAAAAGCATTACCTTCAGGCTGCCTGAAAGAAAATTCTTTCTCACTACATATAGAATGTAATACTATGGAAAAAATGAGGAGATGAGGTGCTATGTTGGAGCAAACAATCCTCGCTATATATATACCTTGATCAGCTAAACCATCCCTGCACAAAGAGTTCCGAATTCTCGAGAGGACAGTTAAAGTGCGCTGATAACCTTTCTGCATGGCCTATGAAGTACAAGGCATTACCATGTATGAGTTGTTGCCATATCAAAATTACAAATATCTACATTATACATGGCAAAACCCAAGGAAACTTATAAGTGAGAGCATTTAAGATCAAATTACCTCCCATGGATCAACCATCACGAAAGATGAGCTTTTGCACGCAAGTTCACAAAAACGAATCCGGTGAGCAGCCGGTAAGAGGTCCTAAACAACTTTAAATCTGAACTCAGTTAAAAGAGCAGCAACTATCAGTTTCATATGCTTTTTGCAAAGGCGCAATAAATACCTTCTTCTTATACGCATCATTCACTGGAGACATGTAACCACCCAGCACATAATACCCTCGCTGCTGAAGTTCATCCTTGGCCAGTTCTACAGGAAACAGGGAGAAGAAAAGCTTCACTGCTCGATCCCAAATTCCCAATCAGAAGCTGAATGGGTACCAAAGCAATCGATACTCGATAGGCAGCACCGCAGCAGAAATTCAAACTTTGAACCTTACCAAACATGCGCAGGTGCATGTACGTGGGAGGATTGAAGCTCCCGGTGGACACGAGTACGACGCCGCCTCGGGTTCCTCCGACCCTGCCGCATCAGATAAATCGGGAATCAGATGACAGCCGAGTCCACCCATCACGCGATCTAAACAAACAAATGCCAGATTTTTGTTACCTTCTCAGTTCAATAGATAACTTATCCCTCGGGAGAGGCACCTCCACTCCCACttcctccatcgccggcgagagGGTCGCAGGCGGCGCTCGCCGTGCCCTGTACGGTGCTGCGGTGGGAGGGGAGAATCTCGCCGCTCTGCCGGTTCTGCTGCCCGCTGGGCTTCCATGGGCCAGGGCCTGTTAGCCACGAACAAAAGGCCCGTGAAGAAAGCATATTGGCATTAGGCCCATCTAAGGCCCACCTGCGGGCTAACCCTTCCGGCTGCTCTATAAAGCCCGCCCCGTCCGCTCGCTAGGGTTTCGGTAAgttctcctcggcggcggcggcggcggcaagcgaaGAAGGCGTCGGCGAAATGGTGAGAGATCGTATCACTAGCTCCCATGGTCGCACCCTCGAGCTCTCGCATGGATCAGATGCGCTAATCGATCGATTGTCGTTGCGTGCAGGGCAAGGGTACGGGGAGCTTCGGCAAGCGCCGGAACAAGACGCACACGCTGTGCGTGCGCTGCGGCCGCCGTAGCTTTCACCTGCAGAAGAGCACCTGCTCCTCATGCGGCTACCCCGCGGCCCGCATCCGCAAGTGTAAGATCCCTTCTCTGGTTCAGTTTTTATTGGTCCGCAGTGGCCCGTCGTTGCTTGTGCCCGGGATCGTTGCTCTTACCAGTGCGAGAGTGCTTCGTTTTGATTGATATACGTTAGGGATGTGTGTCAATTGATGAAATTGAATGCTAATTTCATTGTTAAATTGCTGGATGTGCCTTGATCTTTCAGTAGTTATTTGTTTGTATGGTTTGCTAGTATGCTGTAAAAGCAGCTATACGCCTATACCAATCTGAACCTTCATGTTTCTCACCTGTAAGCCCAAGCCGCCTTCGTGATTTGACTATAGTCTTCATGCTTGTGTTGGCACATTAAACTTGCTTAATTAGTTTTACTGAGCTCTAGGTCTGTGGACGAATGTTACCCATGTAATTCCTTTCAAGGAACTGTGTTATTCAGTTATGGCTCTAACTCGGCTACTACTGTTTCATCTCTACTAGTAGAAGTTGCTATGGCTTTTATGATTTATCCAAGTTGTGACATATTTTTTATGCTCGTGAAGTGTGCACATCTCAGTAGCTGCAACATTATTTGTTGCCCGTTGAAGACCTAGTAAATTCCGTTCTATTCACATATTTTGCTAGCTTTTTGCAATTTTCTCTGAGTTTTCATGTAATTCTCTGATTCTGTTATGTCTGCTTCTTCCAAAAAATCAGACAACTGGAGCATAAAGGCTATTAGGAGGAAGACTACTGGCACAGGGAGGATGAGGTACCTTCGCCATGTGCCCCGGAGGTTCAAGAGCAACTTCAGAGAGGGTAAATCCTTGCCCATCGCTTGTTTCTCTGTGTGATCCTTTGGTTATTATTGTACTAAACTACCTCTGGGCAACAACTTATTAGGAACTGAGGCCGTGTCAAGGAAGAAGGGAGCTGCTTCTAGCGCCAACTAAGCATGTTCACCACCTATGCTAGGCAGGACCGTGGGTCATGAAACTATGTTTTTGTTGCTTTATTTCTATGTTCCTAAATTGAGAGGCAAACGATGCTTGTCTGTGTTATTTCATATCCTGGATGTTAAACGTACTGTTTTGAATGTCGAATCAAGCCAGGTTGTTAGTTGTCACCCTATTTACAGAATTAACTCTATATCTGCCTGTGATGATGTGTTACGTTTACTGCTATGATTTCTGTGACTCAAGACGGTGAATACTGAATGGTGGTGCTTGATTCTGTTTGTTTGAGATGATGAGAATGCGAATATGAAATTGTCATTTACTCATTTTGTCTGTAAAGTTTGTCTAACGGACGTCTTGAATTGCTACATTGATGGTAAATTTTTGATACATGGGCAtggctatcgtgttcttgtgcTCTGGTCTGTCATCATTCAGGATTTCAGACTGTGCGCGGTGCTGTCCGCCCTGTTTCTGTTACTCGTGGTGGTGAAACCAGTACAAGTACAACTTGAGAGAAATCAGATTGCTTTGCTAGCGAGGGTGCTTGCGTTGTTACATTGATGGTCATTTTGTCTGTAAAATAAAATTCATCCGACGGACATGTTGAATTGTTACATTGATGGTAAATTGTTGATACGTGGGCATGACCATCGTGTTCTTGTGCTCTGGTCTATCAACAATTCAGGATTTCAGACTCTGCGCTTACTTGTGGTGGTGAAACCAGTACACCTTGAGAGAAATCAGATTGCTTTGCTAGCGAAGTTGCAGGCGTTGTTGGTAACAGAGTTAGTTGAAAGGAAATCCCATCTGGAACGCGCCAAATTTGTCCGCAGCAGCGTTGGTGCCAGCTCTGCCGCACCCTAAACTTGTCTTCGTTTCTTTGACGTCCTATAcaattacccccccccccccccccccccccccctcttaaCCGACTGTGTCTCAagcttccaatttttttttccttgcctGTCTCGTTCCAGCGAGCCGGCGCAATGTCGGCGAGCGGAGGACATGGCAACGACTCCCTGAGGTcgccgtcgtcctccccgcTGCACCTGCTGGAGGTTACCGTCATCTCGGCGCAGGACctgcaccggcgccgcctcagCCGCCGTGTGCGCGCGTACGCCGTGGCGTGGGCGGACGCGGCGCACAAGCTGCGCACGGGCGTGGACCGCACCGGCGGCGCCGTGCCCACGTGGAACGACCGGTTCCTGTTCCGCGTCGACGACGCGTTCCTGCGCTCCGACACGGCCGCGGTCACCGTGGAGGTGCGCGGCGCCCGGAGGCTGGGCGGCGACGCCGTGCTCGGGCTCACGCGCATCGTGGTGAGCACGTTCGTgcgccccggcggccgcgggaggcagcggcaggtggcggcgctgctgctccggcggccgcgCTCACTCCGGCCGCAGGGCATCGTCAACGTGGCCGTGGCGCTGCTGGACGCCACCCACGCCGCGCGCACCGTGCCGCTCTACGACGCCCCCAGCTCGCCCGACGCGTTCGCCGTCCGGGACCTCGTGATGACGAGGCCGGCGTCGCTGGGCAAGATCGCCGAGTGCAGCGAGGAGCCGGAAGAAGTCGACGAGGACCAAAGCAGCCAGGCGTTCTTGATCGACCAATACGGGCACATGGAACCCaagggcgccgccgtggagcagaGGAAGCTGGAGCAGAAGCTCGAGAAGTGGAAGGCTGACCTGTCGCCAGGCCCCAAGGAAGGAagacgcggcggcgcccggagaTGGGGTCGGGGCTTGTGCTTCCGCGGCAGCGGTGAGTGGGATAGGTAACATAGCACTGCATGGGAACAGCGCGACAGGATAATGCTACCGCAAAAAGTCTTTGATTTGTTCAGATTGTTTAGGTTTTATTATTACCACAGTTTTCGGACTTCAGAATCTGTCTAGTATTATATAtgtaaaaaaaaacttcaaaaAATAAAGAGGGCTCGCGTGCTTGTTCTTCTGTATGTTGCTCGGTGTGTCATTAATTATCAGAGCTGGCGATCATGATCAAAAGATGACAGGATGTGGTCTCATTTTGCTCGTTCTTTCTGCATTTTGAAGTCTTGCACAACACATGGCAATGCATAACGGGCGTTTCATGACCAGAATTCGTGGTCTAATTAAGACTCCGGCCAGGTTGTTCCGTCTTATCGCGACGAACTGCTCAGTCTTCCTCGAGATGTAATGAGGAacaaaggccgccgccgcctgggcacagGAACAGCTGAACACGACGTCCTCAGCGAGGCCGCTGCCTTCCCGGCCGCGCGGCGCCGGGGAGCTCTCTGAATGGAGCTCGGGTTAGCGCATCACGCCGGGGAATGGCGGTCAGGGGCACGAGGACCGTGGAAATATCTGGCACTCGCTGCCGGCAACTGGTCAGggagagaaggcggcggcggatcgccgAGGAAAGGGGAAAAACGAAGGATCTGCCGGACCGCGTGATCATGGCGACGAACCGCGCCGGGGGGCAGGAGCAGGAGCCACGCCGGGCCGCGACATCGAGCTCCGCATCAATCCTCTGCTCTCCTTCCTCGTGATGTTATGACTTATGAGGAACAAAGGCCGCCGCAGGGGCCGAGGCTGAGCACGACGTCGTCAGCTAGCCCGCCGCCTTCCGGGCCGCTCGCTGGATGAAGCTCGGAGCAGCACATCGCGCGGGGAACGGCGGTCAGGCGCGCGAGGAGGACGATGGACTCCACTCCCTGCCAGCAACCAGTCAGGTCGATCTTAGCCGTACGATAGGCCGATCTGACGACCAGGAGAGgccaaggggtggacggtatttcatttaccatcCACCCCGGACGCCAgatgaaataccgtccgccccATGTCCGGCGTTCCTCGGCGCGCGCGGCATACGGAGGCGCCCGAAGCGCTGCCGGTTAACGCTCTGCGCGCCCGGCGGCCGGATCTACACGTTCCCGCagttgctcgagtgcggcgtGCGGGTGCCGGTGAGGTCTCTGATGGGAGGGGAGCCCCTGCCAGGCGGCTCGAGCTCTGTGACGACGACGGCAACGGAGCTCGGATGCACACGGGTGGGAGTCGCTCCGACGAGGCCGCCGAAGAGACGGTCGCGGTGCAGGGTGTCGCGCGAGCGGGGATGGGTGTCCGAGGAGATGATGGATGGAGGCGTTCGAGACGCCGGCGGACGCGCGCGCAGCTAGCTCCGCTGCGTTGACGCCCGCATGGGCGCGCAGgacggtcggcggcggcgagcgtcaCCTCCTACTTCTGCCGAGGAGATGCGCACCAGCGTCTCCTCGCCGATCGACCATGCAGTCACGGGATCGCTGTCACCGCGATGGTGCCGCAGGAGaaggccgcgcgcggcggcggctatcGAGGAGGAGGTCGCCGAGGGACAGTTGCTAGAGCAAGAGCAGCCAGAACAGGAGAAAGATGGGGTCGTCCAGGGCAGCTCGGAGGCGCCGAGAACCACCATCTGGCCATCACCAAGCTGTACTTTGGGAACCTGTCGTAAAAGTAAAACTGCTACAGCGTGCAGCTTGCCGGCATTGTGCAGGAGTAGGACTGGAGGAGCAACCCGGAGATGATAGCTTGCAAATGCGCACCTAGCTGCGGTATCTGCTTCCAATCTTTGCCTTGATAGCTTGCAACACATGGTAGATAGCTTGCACTGGTGCAGATTTGTATCAGCAAAAAGTCTTTGATTTGTTCAGATTGTTTAGGTTTTATTATTACCACAGTTTTTGGACTTCAGTATCTGTCTAGTATTAAATATGTAAAAAAACTTCAAAAAATAAAGAGGGCTTGTGTGCTTGTTCTTCTGTATGTTGCTCGGCGTGTTATAATTATCAGAGCTGGCGATGATCAAAAGATGACGGGATGTGGTctcattttgcttgttctttCTGCATTTTGAAGTCCTCCACAACACACGGCAATGCACGGAAGACGGGCGCGTGATCATTCATTGCGACGGACCGCGCGCGGATGACGACGCGCTCGTGATCATTCATCGGGGCGCTCTCTGGATGGAGCTCGGCTTCGCGCATCGCGCCGGGGAATGGGGCGCGCGAGGACCGTGGAAATATCCCGCACTCGCTGCCGGAAAACTGGTCAGggagagaaggcggcggcggatcgccgAGGAAAGGGGAGAAGCAAAGGATCTGCCAGACCGCGTGATCATGGCGGCGAACCGCGCCGGCGGGCAGGAGCCAAGCCGGGCCGCGACCTCGAGTTCCGCATCAATCCTCTGCTCTCCTTCCTCGTGATGTGAGGAAGAAcaaaggccgccgccggggccgaggCTGAGCAGCTAGCCCGACGCCTTcccgggcggcgccggggcgctCGCTGGATGAAGGGACGCTTGGACCAGCGCATCGCGAGGAAGATGGACTCCAGTCCACTCCCTGCCGGCAACCAGACGGGTCGATCTTAGCCGTACGAGAGGCCGATCTGACGACCAGGAGAGgccaaggggtggacggtatttcatttaccgtccacccccggacggcagatgaaataccgtccgccccATGTCCGGCGTTCCTCGTCGCGCGCGGCGTAAGGATGCGCTCGAAGCGCCGCCAATTGCCGCTCTGCGCGCCGGGCGACCGGATCTACACGTTCCCGCAGTTGCTCGAGCGCGGCGTGCGGGTGCCCGTGAGGTCTCTGATGGGAGGGGAGCCCCTGCCCGCCTAACGGGTCCATGCCGTCGCCCGGCGCGGGATGG
This window of the Panicum virgatum strain AP13 chromosome 1K, P.virgatum_v5, whole genome shotgun sequence genome carries:
- the LOC120646154 gene encoding nicotinamide/nicotinic acid mononucleotide adenylyltransferase-like, which codes for MEEVGVEVPLPRDKLSIELRRVGGTRGGVVLVSTGSFNPPTYMHLRMFELAKDELQQRGYYVLGGYMSPVNDAYKKKDLLPAAHRIRFCELACKSSSFVMVDPWEAMQKGYQRTLTVLSRIRNSLCRDGLADQGSLKVMLLCGSDLLESFSTPGVWIPDQVRTICRDFGVICIRREGKDVGNLIAGSDILQECVDNIISVDEIVPNQISSSRVRDCIKRCLSIKYLTCDEVIEYITEHKLFTEAKGGDTPLR
- the LOC120646196 gene encoding 60S ribosomal protein L37-3-like, with amino-acid sequence MGKGTGSFGKRRNKTHTLCVRCGRRSFHLQKSTCSSCGYPAARIRKYNWSIKAIRRKTTGTGRMRYLRHVPRRFKSNFREGTEAVSRKKGAASSAN
- the LOC120658019 gene encoding uncharacterized protein LOC120658019, with the protein product MSASGGHGNDSLRSPSSSPLHLLEVTVISAQDLHRRRLSRRVRAYAVAWADAAHKLRTGVDRTGGAVPTWNDRFLFRVDDAFLRSDTAAVTVEVRGARRLGGDAVLGLTRIVVSTFVRPGGRGRQRQVAALLLRRPRSLRPQGIVNVAVALLDATHAARTVPLYDAPSSPDAFAVRDLVMTRPASLGKIAECSEEPEEVDEDQSSQAFLIDQYGHMEPKGAAVEQRKLEQKLEKWKADLSPGPKEGRRGGARRWGRGLCFRGSGEWDR